Proteins encoded together in one Miscanthus floridulus cultivar M001 chromosome 16, ASM1932011v1, whole genome shotgun sequence window:
- the LOC136512743 gene encoding uncharacterized protein has protein sequence MTPSLFAWRSALSRPPRLVGTEGNRVGSRGEPILGKCSSNIAAGACDIVLYLCERGHVEGGMVFQLLENLTEMSTIKDCKDIFGYIESQQDVLGKQELFGRGKLVMLRTCNQLLRRLSKVETIRLTESLSCTFSRIAAVCLVLSCVTCIERRLVFTILFIYLCAVS, from the exons ATGACACCTTCATT ATTTGCCTGGAGATCTGCTTTGAGCCGACCACCACGCCTTGTGGGCACAG AAGGAAACCGTGTTGGTTCTAGAGGAGAACCAATCCTTGGAAAATGCTCATCGAACATTGCTGCAGGAGCTTGTG ATATTGTGCTTTATCTTTGTGAAAGAGGGCATGTTGAGGGTGGTATGGTATTCCAGCTGTTAGAAAACCTAACTGAAATGTCAACAATCAAAGACTGCAAAGATATCTTTGGGTATATTGAGAGCCAACAAGATGTACTGGGGAAG CAAGAACTTTTTGGACGTGGAAAACTAGTTATGCTAAGGACTTGCAACCAACTTCTTCGCAGACTATCGAAG GTGGAGACAATTAGGCTTACCGAGTCATTGTCTTGTACATTCTCAAGAATTGCTGCGGTGTGTCTTGTTCTCTCTTGTGTTACTTGCATCGAGCGAAGATTGGTTTTCACAATACTTTTCATATACCTATGTGCAGTCTCATAG